Proteins encoded by one window of Burkholderia plantarii:
- a CDS encoding P-II family nitrogen regulator, translating into MKLITAIIKPFKLDETREALSALGVSGITVTEVKGFGRQKGHTELYRGAEYVVDFLPKMKIEAAVSDDLVDQAVEAIERAARTGKIGDGKIFVTPIEQVIRIRTGETGADAL; encoded by the coding sequence ATGAAACTGATTACCGCAATCATCAAGCCGTTCAAGCTCGATGAGACGCGCGAAGCGCTTTCGGCGCTCGGCGTCTCGGGCATCACGGTCACGGAGGTGAAGGGCTTCGGCCGCCAGAAGGGCCATACCGAGCTCTATCGCGGCGCCGAATACGTGGTGGACTTCCTGCCGAAGATGAAGATCGAGGCTGCCGTGTCCGACGATCTCGTCGACCAGGCGGTCGAGGCGATCGAACGGGCGGCCCGCACGGGCAAGATCGGCGACGGCAAGATCTTCGTCACGCCGATCGAACAGGTTATCCGGATTCGCACCGGGGAGACGGGCGCCGACGCCCTGTAA
- a CDS encoding accessory factor UbiK family protein yields the protein MKQPSDVFNDLQSRVSDLLKNSPAKDVERNVKAMLTQGFSKLDLVTREDFDTQTQVLARTRARLEELERRVADLERKLVERATGN from the coding sequence ATGAAGCAACCCAGCGACGTATTCAACGATCTGCAGTCGCGCGTCAGCGACCTGCTCAAGAATTCGCCGGCCAAGGACGTCGAGCGCAACGTGAAGGCCATGCTGACGCAGGGCTTCTCGAAGCTCGACCTCGTGACGCGCGAGGATTTCGACACGCAGACGCAGGTGCTCGCCCGCACCCGCGCGCGCCTGGAGGAGCTCGAGCGCCGCGTGGCCGACCTGGAGCGCAAGCTCGTCGAGCGCGCCACCGGCAACTGA
- a CDS encoding ammonium transporter produces the protein MRKLLMSLLMAGSLLATGIGAALADDASSAPAAASAAVASDASASAPADASAAAPAASAPVAAAPASAASAAAAPASGASAAAAPAAPTAPFSVDSSKINSGDTAWMLTSVALVLFMTIPGLALFYGGMVRKKNVLATVMQSFAITALITVLWTVVGYSLAFTPGNGFIGGFSRVLLSGMAYVKGDTATTLTVSHLATTIPESVYCVFQMTFAIITPALICGAFADRMKFSAMLVFMTLWSLIVYVPIAHMVWEPTGWLAADGVLDFAGGTVVHINAGIAGLMAALVLGKRVGYGRESMAPHNLVLTLIGASMLWVGWFGFNAGSAVAADGRAGFAMLTTQIATACAALGWMFAEWIAKGKPSVLGIVSGAVAGLVAITPAAGFVGVGGALVIGIAAGVVCFWSATWLKIKLGYDDSLDAFGVHGVGGILGALLTGVFAVKDIGGFDGSLLVQAKGVLITLLYSGIVTFIILKVIDMVMGLRVSEEEEREGLDVILHGEHVE, from the coding sequence ATGCGTAAACTTTTGATGTCCCTGCTGATGGCTGGTTCGCTGCTCGCGACCGGTATCGGCGCCGCGCTGGCCGACGACGCGTCGTCCGCGCCCGCCGCGGCTTCGGCCGCCGTCGCCTCCGACGCGTCGGCCAGCGCCCCCGCCGACGCCAGCGCGGCCGCGCCGGCCGCCTCGGCCCCGGTTGCCGCCGCTCCCGCTTCGGCCGCGAGCGCCGCCGCCGCACCGGCCTCGGGCGCTTCGGCCGCCGCCGCACCGGCCGCGCCGACCGCGCCGTTCTCGGTCGATTCGTCGAAGATCAACTCGGGCGACACCGCCTGGATGCTGACCTCGGTCGCCCTCGTGCTGTTCATGACGATCCCGGGCCTCGCGCTGTTCTACGGCGGCATGGTCCGCAAGAAGAACGTGCTGGCCACGGTGATGCAGAGCTTCGCGATCACGGCGCTGATCACGGTGCTCTGGACCGTGGTGGGCTACAGCCTCGCGTTCACGCCGGGCAACGGCTTCATCGGCGGCTTCTCGCGCGTGCTGCTGTCGGGCATGGCCTACGTGAAGGGCGACACGGCCACCACGCTGACCGTCAGCCATCTCGCCACGACCATCCCGGAATCGGTCTACTGCGTGTTCCAGATGACCTTCGCGATCATCACGCCGGCCCTGATCTGCGGTGCGTTCGCCGATCGCATGAAGTTCTCGGCGATGCTGGTGTTCATGACGCTCTGGTCGCTGATCGTCTATGTGCCGATCGCGCACATGGTCTGGGAACCGACCGGCTGGCTGGCCGCCGACGGCGTGCTCGACTTCGCGGGCGGCACGGTGGTCCACATCAACGCCGGTATCGCCGGCCTGATGGCGGCGCTGGTGCTCGGCAAGCGGGTCGGCTACGGCCGCGAATCGATGGCGCCGCACAACCTGGTGCTGACGCTGATCGGCGCCTCGATGCTGTGGGTGGGCTGGTTCGGCTTCAACGCGGGTTCGGCGGTGGCGGCTGACGGCCGTGCCGGCTTCGCGATGCTGACCACGCAGATCGCGACGGCCTGCGCCGCGCTCGGCTGGATGTTCGCCGAGTGGATCGCGAAGGGCAAGCCCTCGGTGCTCGGCATCGTCTCGGGCGCCGTGGCGGGCCTGGTGGCGATCACCCCGGCGGCCGGCTTCGTCGGCGTGGGCGGTGCGCTCGTGATCGGCATCGCGGCGGGCGTGGTCTGCTTCTGGTCGGCCACCTGGCTCAAGATCAAGCTCGGCTACGACGATTCGCTCGACGCGTTCGGCGTCCACGGCGTGGGCGGTATCCTCGGCGCGCTGCTGACCGGCGTGTTCGCGGTCAAGGACATCGGCGGCTTCGACGGCAGCCTGCTGGTGCAGGCCAAGGGCGTGCTGATCACGCTGCTCTACAGCGGCATCGTGACCTTCATCATCCTGAAGGTGATCGACATGGTGATGGGCCTGCGCGTCTCGGAAGAGGAAGAGCGCGAGGGTCTGGACGTGATCCTGCACGGCGAACACGTCGAATGA
- the gshA gene encoding glutamate--cysteine ligase, protein MVPHLVTALNGPLLELERKILDATPAIERWFRLEWQEHTPPFYCSVDLRNAGFKLAPVDANLFPGSFNNLPAEVLPLAVQAAMAAIEKICPDAKGLLVIPELPTRNAFYLENVARLATIMRQAGLNVRFGSLDPSVTDVTPITLADGTKIVLEPLERSQRRLGLKNFDPCSILLNNDLSGGIPDVLENLHEQYLLPPLHAGWAVRRKSTHFACYDDVAKKFAKMVGVDPWMVNPYFAHVGGIDWQAGNGGEALADAIDAVLKKIARKYREYGISEKPYVVVKADAGTAGRGVMTIHDASEIGGLTKLERAQMSETKAGLPVSDVIVQEGVYTFERIGDDVAEPVVYMIDRYVVGGFYRTHAARERDQNLNAPGMHYVPLGFEHTALPDARALPGAAPPNRFYMYGVVGRLGLLASSIELEKTDPEAIQV, encoded by the coding sequence ATGGTTCCCCACCTCGTTACGGCGTTAAACGGCCCGCTGCTCGAGCTGGAGCGGAAGATCCTCGACGCGACGCCGGCGATTGAACGCTGGTTCCGCCTCGAGTGGCAGGAACACACGCCGCCGTTCTACTGTTCGGTCGATCTGCGCAACGCCGGCTTCAAGCTCGCGCCCGTCGACGCCAATCTGTTTCCCGGCAGCTTCAACAACCTGCCGGCGGAAGTGTTGCCGCTCGCCGTCCAGGCGGCGATGGCCGCGATCGAAAAAATCTGCCCGGATGCCAAGGGGCTGCTCGTGATTCCGGAGCTGCCCACGCGCAACGCGTTCTATCTCGAGAACGTCGCGCGGCTCGCGACGATCATGCGCCAGGCCGGCCTGAACGTGCGCTTCGGCTCGCTCGATCCGAGCGTGACCGACGTCACGCCGATCACGCTCGCCGACGGCACCAAGATCGTGCTGGAGCCGCTCGAACGCTCGCAGCGCCGGCTCGGCCTGAAGAACTTCGATCCCTGCTCGATCCTGCTCAACAACGATCTGTCGGGCGGGATTCCGGACGTGCTCGAAAATCTGCACGAGCAGTACCTGCTGCCGCCGCTGCACGCGGGCTGGGCGGTGCGCCGCAAGTCCACCCATTTCGCCTGCTACGACGACGTGGCGAAGAAGTTCGCGAAGATGGTGGGCGTCGACCCGTGGATGGTGAATCCGTACTTCGCGCACGTCGGCGGCATCGACTGGCAGGCCGGCAACGGCGGCGAGGCGCTGGCCGACGCGATCGACGCGGTGCTCAAGAAGATCGCGCGCAAATATCGCGAGTACGGCATCAGCGAGAAGCCCTACGTGGTCGTGAAGGCCGACGCGGGCACCGCCGGGCGCGGCGTGATGACGATCCACGATGCCTCCGAGATCGGCGGGCTGACCAAGCTCGAACGCGCGCAGATGTCCGAGACCAAGGCGGGGCTGCCCGTCAGCGACGTGATCGTGCAGGAAGGCGTCTACACGTTCGAGCGGATCGGCGACGACGTGGCCGAGCCGGTCGTCTACATGATCGACCGCTACGTGGTGGGCGGCTTCTATCGCACCCACGCGGCGCGCGAGCGCGACCAGAACCTGAACGCGCCCGGCATGCACTACGTGCCGCTCGGCTTCGAGCATACGGCGCTGCCCGACGCGCGCGCGCTGCCCGGCGCGGCGCCGCCGAACCGCTTCTACATGTACGGCGTGGTCGGCCGGCTGGGGCTGCTCGCCTCGTCGATCGAGCTCGAGAAGACCGACCCCGAGGCGATCCAGGTCTGA